In Harpia harpyja isolate bHarHar1 chromosome 12, bHarHar1 primary haplotype, whole genome shotgun sequence, a single window of DNA contains:
- the SCG2 gene encoding secretogranin-2: MAETKTFQLGAACALTFFFVLIYWVDAASFQQHQLLQKDPDYVMKNLQRFPNPDMIKALEYIEDLRKQTNKGESSPDYNSYQSVPYLLQQKESKDQVHLPDNVRDSLPEDESQWVKVMLEALRQAEKESKAGPRENKPFGLSSDNNFAAGVADDYEAYKWPERWQKYLKMPLGHYEDSSRDSPFKRTNEIVEEQYTPQSLATLESVFQELGKMAGPNNHKKERLDEDQKLYTDDEDDVYKVNNIAYEDVVGGEDWNPIEEKVESQTQEEIKDSKEEIDKHEEEIDDEMKRSAKLGLLEDEIRRDNKDQMSEDVSKLMNYYLKRLIGGAGNRKLRTGGELEEKRGPTFLDKQLNPQSIAQLIEISRNLQIPPEDLIDMLKAGEKKQLQSERLEAEQEVEFPEDLDEIVETNLGQSDIFKNNVNSKNGYMKQPLNVIPENLPEDLNIEDIVSLLGTDNLANQNPSYLLNRLNQENDLPRLSYIPRRLKGHPLPKAAWMNDLERRQMEYEKLNEKDEELADYLAKVLAKYPEVINMNQMKRVPLPASESDLQEDDRLEQAIREHLSRLGPQEAAKLASLSKRLSMAGETDDTQNRQYLDEDMLAKVLEYLKQEKSELERDHITKRAMENM, encoded by the coding sequence ATGGCAGAAACTAAAACCTTCCAGCTTGGAGCAGCCTGCGCTCTCACCTTTTTCTTTGTCCTAATCTATTGGGTTGATGCAGCTTCCTTCCAGCAGCATCAGCTGCTTCAGAAAGATCCAGACTATGTAATGAAAAACTTACAAAGGTTCCCAAATCCCGATATGATCAAGGCTTTGGAATACATAGAAGATCTTCGCAAGCAAACTAACAAGGGAGAAAGCAGCCCTGATTACAACTCTTATCAAAGTGTCCCGTATCTCCtgcaacagaaagaaagcaaagatcagGTTCACCTACCAGATAATGTAAGGGATTCTTTGCCTGAAGATGAGTCCCAATGGGTTAAGGTAATGTTGGAAGCTTTGCGGCAAGCTGAGAAAGAGTCAAAAGCTGGCCCAAGGGAGAATAAACCTTTTGGTCTGAGTTCAGATAACAACTTTGCAGCTGGAGTAGCTGATGATTACGAGGCTTACAAGTGGCCTGAGAGGTGGCAAAAATATCTCAAAATGCCACTTGGGCACTATGAAGACAGTTCAAGAGACAGTCCTTTCAAGCGTACTAATGAAATAGTGGAAGAGCAATACACGCCCCAAAGCCTTGCTACGTTGGAGTCTGTGTTTCAGGAGTTGGGGAAGATGGCAGGACCCAATAACCACAAGAAAGAAAGGCTGGATGAGGATCAGAAATTGTATACAGATGATGAAGATGATGTATATAAAGTGAATAACATTGCCTATGAAGATGTGGTTGGAGGAGAAGATTGGAATCCCATAGAGGAAAAAGTGGAAAGTCAAACCCAGGAAGAGATAAAAGATAGCAAAGAGGAAATCGATAAACATGAAGAGGAGATTGATGACGAAATGAAAAGATCAGCGAAACTCGGCTTACTTGAGGATGAAATAAGAAGAGACAATAAAGATCAAATGTCAGAGGATGTTTCAAAGCTAATGAATTATTACCTGAAGAGGCTGATCGGCGGTGCTGGGAATAGGAAATTAAGGACTGGAGGAGAACTTGAGGAAAAAAGAGGACCCACATTTTTGGATAAGCAACTCAATCCTCAGTCTATAGCTCAGCTGATAGAAATCTCAAGGAATTTACAAATTCCTCCTGAGGATTTAATAGACATGttgaaagctggagaaaaaaagcagcttcagaGTGAAAGGTTGGAAGCTGAGCAGGAAGTAGAATTCCCAGAAGATCTCGACGAGATCGTTGAAACCAATCTAGGACAGagtgatatatttaaaaataatgtaaactcTAAAAATGGGTACATGAAGCAACCTCTTAATGTTATTCCAGAAAATCTACCTGAAGACCTCAATATTGAAGATATTGTCAGTCTTCTGGGAACTGACAATTTAGCTAATCAGAATCCCTCCTACTTACTAAATCGTCTTAATCAAGAAAATGATTTGCCGAGACTGTCTTACATTCCCAGAAGGTTGAAAGGACACCCACTTCCTAAAGCTGCCTGGATGAATGATTTGGAAAGGCGACAAATGGAGTATGAGAAACTGAACGAGAAGGACGAAGAGCTGGCCGATTACTTGGCAAAGGTGTTGGCAAAATATCCTGAAGTAATCAATATGAACCAGATGAAACGAGTCCCACTTCCAGCTTCTGAGAGCGACCTGCAGGAGGACGACCGGCTGGAGCAGGCCATCAGAGAGCACCTGAGCCGGCTGGGGCCACAGGAGGCCGCGAAGTTGGCTTCGCTCAGCAAAAGGCTTTCCATGGCCGGGGAAACCGATGACACGCAGAACAGGCAGTATCTGGATGAGGATATGCTAGCAAAGGTGCTAGAGTACCTAAAACAGGAGAAATCAGAGCTTGAAAGAGATCACATTACTAAGCGGGCAATGGAAAATATGTAA